A single region of the Littorina saxatilis isolate snail1 unplaced genomic scaffold, US_GU_Lsax_2.0 scaffold_575, whole genome shotgun sequence genome encodes:
- the LOC138954617 gene encoding uncharacterized protein, producing the protein MVKLWHRYLSLLFVAAFSVAAAIAFFHGAEYLERNKLTDQSFYKTWSETIKIATQRSYGWSYALGWVGMIVAAFTATFYSLAGCYITSQRYEDRERLDKESHRGGRDHPIAMEPVYAMEDPYMVKNYAASPYAASPYAASPYAAYPTMGHPRAYPGPYLIADQPRYAVGYGDPQRDMWAMREVSS; encoded by the exons ATGGTTAAACTATGG CATCGTTATTTGTCGTTATTGTTTGTTGCAGCGTTCAGTGTGGCGGCCGCCATCGCGTTTTTCCACGGCGCTGAATACCTGGAGCGTAACAAACTGACCGATCAGAGCTTTTACAAGACGTGGTCTGAG ACGATCAAGATTGCCACACAACGTAGCTACGGGTGGTCGTACGCGCTGGGCTGGGTGGGGATGATCGTCGCTGCCTTCACCGCCACATTCTATTCCCTGGCTGGCTGCTACATCACCTCTCAGAGATACGAG GACCGTGAACGCCTGGACAAGGAGTCCCACCGCGGTGGCCGTGATCACCCCATCGCCATGGAGCCAGTGTACGCCATGGAGGACCCCTACATGGTCAAGAACTACGCCGCCTCTCCCTACGCCGCCTCTCCCTACGCCGCCTCGCCCTACGCTGCCTACCCAACCATGGGCCATCCCCGCGCCTACCCCGGGCCATACCTCATTGCCGACCAACCCCGCTATGCCGTAGGCTATGGCGATCCGCAGAGAGATATGTGGGCTATGCGTGAAGTGTCCAGCTAA